One window of Pseudacidobacterium ailaaui genomic DNA carries:
- the rplL gene encoding 50S ribosomal protein L7/L12, which translates to MADLQQLEDQIVGLSLLDAAALVKKLEERLGVSAAAAAPVVVAGAGAGAGAAAPAAAEQTEFTVILKDAGANKINTIKAVREVTSLGLKEAKDLVDGAPKTLKENVSKEDAEAIKKKFEGIATIEIK; encoded by the coding sequence ATGGCGGATTTGCAGCAGTTGGAAGATCAGATTGTCGGGCTTAGCCTGCTGGATGCAGCAGCCCTGGTGAAGAAGCTCGAAGAGCGTCTCGGTGTCTCGGCCGCGGCTGCGGCCCCAGTGGTCGTTGCCGGAGCGGGTGCCGGAGCAGGTGCAGCTGCGCCTGCGGCGGCAGAGCAGACTGAGTTTACCGTCATCCTGAAGGATGCGGGTGCTAACAAAATCAACACGATCAAGGCCGTGCGCGAAGTCACCTCGCTGGGTCTGAAGGAAGCTAAAGACCTGGTAGATGGCGCGCCCAAAACCCTCAAGGAGAACGTCAGCAAGGAAGATGCTGAGGCGATCAAGAAGAAGTTTGAGGGCATTGCGACCATCGAAATCAAGTAG
- the rplJ gene encoding 50S ribosomal protein L10 has protein sequence MALTKAKKVEKVSQLAQELQGSTSAIIGTFARLTVAQDFELRKTVRAAGGRYRVLKNKLAARAAQGTQIEAALQGLKGVSSVAYTSGDPVALAKALSTWVAENAEFTFKLGIIDGKVITVDEIKQLATMPGREEIFSKLLFLINAPAQRLATVINATGRDLAVVVNQAVEQKKFAEVAG, from the coding sequence ATGGCATTGACCAAGGCGAAGAAGGTAGAAAAGGTTTCGCAGCTTGCTCAGGAGCTGCAGGGTTCGACCAGTGCAATTATCGGCACATTTGCAAGGCTGACTGTGGCTCAGGATTTTGAGCTGCGTAAGACAGTCCGTGCTGCGGGAGGACGTTACCGTGTTCTTAAGAACAAGTTGGCGGCCCGTGCGGCGCAGGGGACGCAGATTGAAGCGGCGCTTCAGGGCTTGAAGGGCGTTTCTTCTGTGGCTTATACAAGCGGCGATCCGGTCGCTCTGGCCAAGGCGCTTTCCACCTGGGTGGCGGAAAACGCTGAATTTACATTTAAGCTGGGCATCATTGATGGCAAGGTGATTACGGTTGATGAGATTAAGCAGCTTGCCACCATGCCCGGCAGGGAAGAGATCTTCTCGAAGCTGCTCTTCCTGATCAATGCCCCGGCCCAGCGTCTGGCAACGGTCATCAACGCTACGGGACGCGATTTGGCTGTGGTTGTCAATCAGGCAGTCGAGCAGAAAAAGTTTGCAGAAGTCGCAGGCTGA